A genomic window from Cryobacterium sp. SO2 includes:
- a CDS encoding zinc ribbon domain-containing protein YjdM yields MNETLPPCPECSSDMTYEMGSLLVCPLCGNEWAAEAVAADEPAAEAVITDAFGSVLADGDSVTIVKGLKVKGGSNVIKVGTKVRDIRLRQGVGDHDIEARIEGVTTQLKSSVVKKA; encoded by the coding sequence GTGAATGAGACCCTGCCCCCGTGCCCGGAATGCTCCAGCGATATGACCTACGAGATGGGTTCACTGTTGGTGTGCCCGCTCTGCGGGAACGAATGGGCCGCTGAGGCCGTCGCAGCCGATGAGCCGGCCGCGGAGGCCGTCATCACCGATGCGTTCGGCAGCGTCCTCGCCGACGGCGACTCCGTGACCATCGTCAAGGGCCTCAAGGTCAAGGGCGGCTCCAACGTGATCAAGGTCGGCACCAAGGTGCGCGACATTCGCCTGCGCCAGGGCGTGGGGGACCACGACATCGAGGCGCGGATCGAAGGCGTCACCACCCAGCTCAAATCCAGCGTGGTCAAGAAGGCCTGA